CTAGGGAAAACGAAGAATACGGTTTTATAAGCCTTGCCGTTCAGTATCCAATTTTCTCATTTGGAAGAAAAAAATACGATATCTTGAGTACAAAACTGAAGAAACTTTCAAAAGAGAAAGAGTTTGAAACGGAGAAGTTAAACTTAAAAGAAAAGTTGAGTAATGCCATTTCCGATTTGGTATCTATCCAATCTAAAATAGAACTTTCCCGTGAAAAACTCTCCTTAGCGAAAGAGATAGAGAGGATAGAAAAGTTAAAGTACGAAACGGGAAAGGGGGATATAGACCACTACTTATTGGCAAAGGCAAAAAGATTTTTGGCAGAAGCTGAGCTTAATAGCTACTACTATAAGTGGGAAATTGCCAAAAGAACCATTAAAGCCCTTGTGGAGGATGAACTATGAGAGCCAATTTTTTGTTTGTTTTAATTTTGGCTATAACTCTTGCTTTTGTAGGGTTTCTAGTTAAAAAGAAAAAACAGGAGATTTCAAAAATTCCTCCGCCAAAGACTTATGAAATACCTGTTGAATTTGCAAAAGTAAAAAATGGAGAAATTAGAGAGGAATTTTTTTTCGTTGGCACAGTAGAACCTTATGAGTTTGCAAAGGTATCAACTAAACTTTCTGGAAGAGTCTTAAAAGTCTATAAAAGAGAAGGAGATTACTTTAAGAAAGGGGAAATTCTTGTAAAGATTGATGATAAAGAATTAAGGAGAAACATCTCTTCCTTAGAGAAGGAAAAGAAAGCAAAGGAGACTTTAATAAAAGGGCTTGAGGCTGAGCTTAAAAGTACTGAAATCCTTTTGAAGAATGCTCAAAATGAGTACGAAAGAGAAAAATTCTTATTTGAAAATGGGGCTGTACCAAAAGTTGTTTTAGAAAAGGCAGAAAACAACGTAGCGGAGTTGAGATCAAAACTTGAAAATGTAAAAGCTAAGCTAAGGGAAATAAAACTTTCAATTTCAGCGCTCAATGAAAAGATAAAAGGATTAAAGTCTCAGTTACAGTATACCGAAATTAAAGCTATAAAAGATGGGCAGGTAGCGAGGCTTTTCTTACACGAAGGAGATTTGGCGACTCCCGGAAAACCAATAATGGAAGTTTTTTACCCTCAGGACGGTCTAAAGATATTGGTCAATATTCCAAGAGAAGATGCAAAAGAAATACCGGTTAAGAGTGAAGTTTTCTTAGCAAATTCCTTAGAAAAAGTAGGAGAAATTGTTAAGTATTATCCATTTGCAAGTAGCCAAAACTCTCTACTTGTAGCAGAGGTAAAGGTAAAGAAGAACAAAGGGGTTAGACCTTTTGAAAACGTTTCTTTAAAGATTTTAGGAAAACCTTATAAAGGAGAGGTCGTTCCTGTCTATTCTCTCTTACACCTAAAAGACGGAACGTACGTTCTAAAGGTAAACGAAAATGGAAAAGTTACACCTCTTAAAGTAGAAGTTCTAAAAACCTTCAAAGATAAGGCTGTTATTTCCTCAAAGTTAAAACAGGGCGATAAAGTAGTTGTGGGAAGAGAAAGTAAGCTTTTAGAAGTTCTTAGAGAGGGCAAGGCGGTTTTGGTGGAGGAGTTTAATGGGTAAGATAATAGAATGGTACATAAAGAAACCCCATGCCGTTTTAGCTTTTCTTCTTTTCTTCTGTGTTATAGGTCTTATAGGTTTTAAGGAAATTCCAAGAAAGTTCTTTCCAGATGCCAATAGACCTCAGATAGCAATAGTTACAGTAGAGCCTGGAGCATCAGCGAAGGACATAGCTTCCCACATTACAAGACCTATTGAACAAAGAATGAAGACATTGGACTTGGTTAGAACTGTAAAATCGGTTTCAAAAGATGAAGTTTCTGTAATTACTGTAGAGTTTGAGTACGAAAAAGGAATAGATGCAGCAGCAACCGATGTAGCGAATGAACTTTCAAAAGTTATTCCTTACCTTCCAAAAGATATCTTGCCCCCTCAGGTTTACAAGATTACAGATGCTACAAATCCCGTAATGGTCATTGCTGTATCACCGAAGGAAAATTCTAAGTTATCTTTAGCCCAAGTAAGAGAGATAGTAGAGAATGAAATAAAAGATAAGTTGCTAAACCTTCCAAACGTTTCAGATGTTGAAGTTTTTGGAGGATATAAGAGAGAAATAAGGATTTATCCCGATTATCTAAAACTTGCTCAGCTTAATATATCTCTTTATCAACTTGCAAAAGCTATAAGAGAAAATAACAAGAATGCTCCTGTAGGTTTAACTATAAATAAAGAAGGTCTTGTAGTTGTAAAGATTGAGGGTGAAGTAGATAGGATAGAGAAGTTAAAGGAAATTTATGTTGCTCCGAATGTAAAAGTAAAAGATGTAGCAAGGGTTGAATGGGGATATAGAGAAAGGCTTTCTGCTTACCATGGGAACGGGAAACCAGCTATTGGTATAAGTATTTTGCGTTCTCCAAAAACTTACGAACTTCCAGCTATTGAATCTGTAAAGAAGTTCTTGCCAAAACTGAAAAAGGAATACCCAGAGCTCAACTTTGAGATTACAGATACTCAAGAATGGATGATAAGACTTTCCAATGCAAATATGCTTGAAGCTCTAAGAGACGCAGTAATAATGACTTTAATTGTCATTTTCCTTTTCCTTGCAAATGTGAGAATGTTAATAGTTACTATCTTTTCTATACCAATTACCTATCTAATTACAATAGGTCTTATGTGGCTCTTTGGATTCAACTTTAATATCGTTACGCTAACGGCTGTGATACTTGCACTTGGAATGCTGACAGATGATGCAGTAGTTATTGTGGAGAGTATCGAAAGGCATTACTACGAGTTAAAGAAAGACATATTTACTGCTACTGTAGATGGGACAAAAGAGGTAATGCTTGCAGACTTTAGCGGAACTTTCACTACACTCGTTATGCTTCTTCCTATTGTTTTCATTGGAGGATACGTTGAAAAAATTCTTCAACTTCTTTCTCTGGTTTTGATTATTTCACTAATAGTTTCTTATATAGTTTCAGTTACTTTCCTGCCAATGATAACTCCTTATATTCTCAAGAAAACCCCAGATAAAAACTTTCTTGAAAGGAAAGTTTACTCTTTCTTTGTTAAAGGAGTTGTTTTTAATACAGGAAACTTTTACGCATCGCTAGTAAATACAGCTTTAAAAAGTCCAATCAGAAAGGTAGCTTTTGTAACTTTAGCTGTTTTTCTTTTTGTTCTTACTGTAAAGAACGTAGCTCCTCTTATTGGGAGGGATTTAATGCCTCCTATGGATACTGGGATCGTAATTGTAAAGGCTGAAACAGATCCCAATACTTCCTTAGAAAAGACAGAGGAAATTCTTTCAAAAATGGAAAAAATTGTTCTATCTATGCCTTACACGATAAGAGTTTCTTCCAGTATAGGTTCTGAACCGGGAGTTCTTTCATTTGGAAGTGGAAAACTACCTCAACAGATAGAAATGAAAATCCAATTTGTTGATAGGTTTAAAAGAAAAGAAACTATTTGGGAAATAGAAGAAAAACTCCGAGAAGCTTTTAACAAAATTCCAGGTCTTAGGTATGTCCATGTTCACGATTTTGGAGCAACACCGCTTTCATCTATAAAAGCAACTATAGATGAAATGATTTACGGTAAAGACGAAAAAGTTCTAAACGAGATAGGAGAGAAACTAAAGACTCTTTTACAAAATGTAAAAGGTTTAACTTCTGTTTCAAGAAGTTGGTATATGGATAAGAAGGAGTACATTCTAAAGATTGATTCAAATAAAGCAGCTCTTTTTGGTTTGACTCCTCTTGAAATAGGAAATTATGTTGGAGGTTTTATTAAAGGTATACCAGCATCCTCCTTTGTTGTACCTATGGAAAACGGTATAACTATAAGAATTATCCTTCCAAAAGAAAAAAAAGGATTTGTTGATGACTTAAAGTCTATACCTATTCCTACAAAGAAAGGATTTATTCCTCTTTCTTACTTTGTAGAGATAGAGGAAAAGTTTGTTCCTAATGTAATCACGCACCAAGATTTACTTAACACTTTAGATGTACAAGGTTTTAGAACAACTACTCCTGTTACTTTCCTTCAAGGTCAAGTTAATATGATGGAGAAGAAGCTAGAACTTCCAGAAGGTTATGGTATTTCCCATGAAGGGGAAATTAAACAGATGAAAGAGAGTTTTAAGAGACTGTTCAAAGCTTTAGCAATTGGAATAATTGTTCTTTACTTTACTCTTACAATGGTTTTTGGTTCTTTTACTTATCCTATTTCCATAATGGCAGCAATTCCTTTAGCTGTTATTGGGGCTATTGTTTCCCTTTTTATTTCGGGAAAACCCCAGTGTATGCCAGCCTTTATGGGAATGATACTTTTAGCTGGAATTATTGTTAACAACTCCATTCTCTTGATAGACTTTATTAAAAAAGCAAGGGAGAAAGGAAAGTCTCTAAACGAAGCAATAATAGAAAGTGTAAAAATTAGAACACGTCCCGTTCTTATGACAGCATTCGGAACGTCTGTTGGTATGATTCCTATTGCTCTTGGGGCGGCTTTAGGACTTGAAAGACTTGCGCCACTTGCAACTGTTGCAATTGGTGGACTTATCGTTGGTACATTTATGACTCTCGTTTTCATTCCTATTTTGGTTTCCTTAATCGAGGATATAAAAGGTCTTTTTAGGAGTACTTAAAGTGGTAAAGAAGATAGCTTTTATATGTACAGGGAACTCAGCAAGAAGCCAGATAGCAGAAGGTTTAGCTAAGCATTTGGCAGAACTTTATGGAAAAGAAATTGAAGTCTACTCTGCCGGTTCAAAACCAGTAGGTTATATCCATCCTTTAGCTATAAAAGTTATGGAAGAAGAAGGAATAGATATTTCAAGTCAGTGTTCAAAGTCTCTAGAGGAAATTCCTTTGTCAGAATTGGATATTGTTATAACGCTTTGTGGTGAAGCTAAAGAAGATTGTCCAGTTATCCCCGGAGTAAAGCTTATTCACTGGGGACTTCCAGATCCAGCAAAAGTGGAAGGGACAGAAGAAAAAAGGATAGAAGCTTTTAGGAAAACAAAAGAGGAAATAAAAAAATGTTAGAAAAATTATTTGAAAATTTTTGTTAAAGTATTAGTATTCCTAAGAAAATTCCTAAACCAAAGGTAACTTGATAAAATTAATAAAATAAAAGGTAATAGGAATAAAAAGGGAGGCGGTAATGCTTTCAACCCTGTTCTTAGTTATTGACCTTATTGCGCTTATTGCCGGTGTAGTTCTTTTGCGGCGTTGGAAGTTGAAAATTGAGAAAAAGGGAAGTGTAAAAGCTTTAGTTTTTCCAGCAGTAGTAGTTTTGTTGTTTTTCTTAGGACTTTTCTTTAACGATATCATCATCTTATTAGTTNNNNNNNNNNGCTACGACAGCTACTTTTCCCGCCATCATTACATCTGTTCCTCTTCTTATGCCATCAACAAGACTTTCCTTACATCCATATAAATTATCAAATTTAGATTTAGTAACAGAATCATTAACGTTGATGGCTGGAACTTTTAATAACCCTTCGTTTTCCATATCCTTTAAACGATGAACCCCGGTTGTTGTTTCTTCTGAAAGTCCTCTTATTTCTTCCAGCATTTTAGGATATTTAGGATTTATTTTTGTGATGAACGCAACAGAAGGAAGTAGAACTTTATTAATTCTCATGTTTATTTTTAGCGTATATGTCTTAGTTCTTTCAAGGGGAATTCTTGTTGCCCTATGCAGCAAAATTTTTGAGAATAAAGGATACAACGGGAACTTAGCTATCATCTTAGTATTTTTGGACTTTATCGGACTATTAGTAGCACTTCTAGTAAAGGAAAGAGAAAGGAGGAAAGAAAATTAGAAACTTCTTTCTACTATGAAATCTGCAATCTCAAAAAGAGATTTCTTATAAGGAGATTCTGGAAAGATGTTTAAAATTTCTTTTGCTTTATTAACGTATTCTTTAGCAAGTTTTACTGTCTCACTAACTCCATTCTTCTCAATGGCAAACTCTCTTACAAAGTTTATTTCTTCCTGTGTTGGATTAGTATTTTGTAATACTTTGGAAACCTCTTCTTTTTCCTCATCACTACAGTTTTTCAGTGCAAAAAGGAGTGGATAGGTTACCTTACCTTCTCTTATGTCGTTTCCAGCAGGTTTTCCTATTGTTTTTTCATCTGAGGTATAGTCAAAAGCATCGTCAATAAGCTGGAAAGCATAACCTATATACTCACCAAAAAGTTTTAAGGCTTTTCTTTCTTCTTCCTCAGCATTACCGAGTATAGCTCCAACTTCTAAACATGTAGCAAGAAGAGATGCAGTTTTTCTATAAATAATGTCAAAGTATTCTTCTTCTTTAAGGTTTACATTTCCTATTTTTTCAAGCTGTAACAGTTCTCCCTCGGCCATATCCTGAACAGTCTTCGCAGCTACTTTTAAAACCTCACTTCCGCCGTAAACTGCCAAAACGTAAATAGCTTTTGCAAACATGTAGTCACCAGCAAGGACTGCAACATCATTTCCAAAAACTGCATTTGCAGAAGGCCTTCCTCTTCTTAATTTTGCACCATCAACAATATCATCGTGCAAAAGTGTTGCCGTGTGCATATACTCCATAACGGTAGCAACCGGAATCAATTTTTCTTCTGGAGCATTTGTGATCTTTCCTGCTAGTATAGTTAATCCTGGTCTTACCCTTTTTCCTCCGCTATCAAGGATGTACCCTCCGGCTGTCAGAACAAGCTTTACGCCCGTTGATAAAAGCTGGCGTGAGTATTTTTCTACTTCCTCTAACTCTTTCCTTATTATTTCGAAAGGTTTGAAAATTTTCATGAAAACCTCTTTTACTTAAGAGGAATGTTTCTGCTTCCCGGTTTTACAAGAGGGGTTTTTCCTTCCTTGCAAATAGGACAGGAATCTGGTTCAAATACTGGAACCTCTAGTCTCCAGAGAGTTTCAAATGGCACTCCAAAATCAACTTTTCCACCACTTCTGTCAATTAAGCTTCCAACAGCAACAACTTCACCACCATTTTCTTTAACAACTTCTATTGTCTCTCTTGTTGACTTTCCTGTTGTAACAACATCTTCAACAACAATAACTTTACTTCCTTTTTCTATAGTAAACCCACGCCTTAAGGTTAACTTACCGTCAACTCTTT
This window of the Desulfurobacteriaceae bacterium genome carries:
- a CDS encoding TolC family protein — encoded protein: KDKEVKVSLNEVKNEKSKYGLKVKLDAVYTRNYGFESRENEEYGFISLAVQYPIFSFGRKKYDILSTKLKKLSKEKEFETEKLNLKEKLSNAISDLVSIQSKIELSREKLSLAKEIERIEKLKYETGKGDIDHYLLAKAKRFLAEAELNSYYYKWEIAKRTIKALVEDEL
- a CDS encoding efflux RND transporter periplasmic adaptor subunit produces the protein MRANFLFVLILAITLAFVGFLVKKKKQEISKIPPPKTYEIPVEFAKVKNGEIREEFFFVGTVEPYEFAKVSTKLSGRVLKVYKREGDYFKKGEILVKIDDKELRRNISSLEKEKKAKETLIKGLEAELKSTEILLKNAQNEYEREKFLFENGAVPKVVLEKAENNVAELRSKLENVKAKLREIKLSISALNEKIKGLKSQLQYTEIKAIKDGQVARLFLHEGDLATPGKPIMEVFYPQDGLKILVNIPREDAKEIPVKSEVFLANSLEKVGEIVKYYPFASSQNSLLVAEVKVKKNKGVRPFENVSLKILGKPYKGEVVPVYSLLHLKDGTYVLKVNENGKVTPLKVEVLKTFKDKAVISSKLKQGDKVVVGRESKLLEVLREGKAVLVEEFNG
- a CDS encoding efflux RND transporter permease subunit; amino-acid sequence: MGKIIEWYIKKPHAVLAFLLFFCVIGLIGFKEIPRKFFPDANRPQIAIVTVEPGASAKDIASHITRPIEQRMKTLDLVRTVKSVSKDEVSVITVEFEYEKGIDAAATDVANELSKVIPYLPKDILPPQVYKITDATNPVMVIAVSPKENSKLSLAQVREIVENEIKDKLLNLPNVSDVEVFGGYKREIRIYPDYLKLAQLNISLYQLAKAIRENNKNAPVGLTINKEGLVVVKIEGEVDRIEKLKEIYVAPNVKVKDVARVEWGYRERLSAYHGNGKPAIGISILRSPKTYELPAIESVKKFLPKLKKEYPELNFEITDTQEWMIRLSNANMLEALRDAVIMTLIVIFLFLANVRMLIVTIFSIPITYLITIGLMWLFGFNFNIVTLTAVILALGMLTDDAVVIVESIERHYYELKKDIFTATVDGTKEVMLADFSGTFTTLVMLLPIVFIGGYVEKILQLLSLVLIISLIVSYIVSVTFLPMITPYILKKTPDKNFLERKVYSFFVKGVVFNTGNFYASLVNTALKSPIRKVAFVTLAVFLFVLTVKNVAPLIGRDLMPPMDTGIVIVKAETDPNTSLEKTEEILSKMEKIVLSMPYTIRVSSSIGSEPGVLSFGSGKLPQQIEMKIQFVDRFKRKETIWEIEEKLREAFNKIPGLRYVHVHDFGATPLSSIKATIDEMIYGKDEKVLNEIGEKLKTLLQNVKGLTSVSRSWYMDKKEYILKIDSNKAALFGLTPLEIGNYVGGFIKGIPASSFVVPMENGITIRIILPKEKKGFVDDLKSIPIPTKKGFIPLSYFVEIEEKFVPNVITHQDLLNTLDVQGFRTTTPVTFLQGQVNMMEKKLELPEGYGISHEGEIKQMKESFKRLFKALAIGIIVLYFTLTMVFGSFTYPISIMAAIPLAVIGAIVSLFISGKPQCMPAFMGMILLAGIIVNNSILLIDFIKKAREKGKSLNEAIIESVKIRTRPVLMTAFGTSVGMIPIALGAALGLERLAPLATVAIGGLIVGTFMTLVFIPILVSLIEDIKGLFRST
- a CDS encoding arsenate reductase ArsC, producing MVKKIAFICTGNSARSQIAEGLAKHLAELYGKEIEVYSAGSKPVGYIHPLAIKVMEEEGIDISSQCSKSLEEIPLSELDIVITLCGEAKEDCPVIPGVKLIHWGLPDPAKVEGTEEKRIEAFRKTKEEIKKC
- a CDS encoding polyprenyl synthetase family protein, with the protein product MKIFKPFEIIRKELEEVEKYSRQLLSTGVKLVLTAGGYILDSGGKRVRPGLTILAGKITNAPEEKLIPVATVMEYMHTATLLHDDIVDGAKLRRGRPSANAVFGNDVAVLAGDYMFAKAIYVLAVYGGSEVLKVAAKTVQDMAEGELLQLEKIGNVNLKEEEYFDIIYRKTASLLATCLEVGAILGNAEEEERKALKLFGEYIGYAFQLIDDAFDYTSDEKTIGKPAGNDIREGKVTYPLLFALKNCSDEEKEEVSKVLQNTNPTQEEINFVREFAIEKNGVSETVKLAKEYVNKAKEILNIFPESPYKKSLFEIADFIVERSF
- the pyrE gene encoding orotate phosphoribosyltransferase is translated as MLTEDKIKEIFLKADAFLEGHFLLSSGLHSPYYLQCAKVLQYPEYSEILCKELARRLKELDVEYDLVIAPAIGGILVSYEVARHLKTKGIFAERVDGKLTLRRGFTIEKGSKVIVVEDVVTTGKSTRETIEVVKENGGEVVAVGSLIDRSGGKVDFGVPFETLWRLEVPVFEPDSCPICKEGKTPLVKPGSRNIPLK